The genomic stretch ACCTTGTACCAGCCACTATGTCGTCCCTCCTAGGTGGCAGGGCAGAGGCTCCTATGGCTGCAGCAACCACCATGACCTCTCCGGGCATCCCTACCACCCCCAGGAGTCCCAGGTCCTGCACCTGCCAGGCACGGGGACGGGCAGCCCCGTACCTGCCATGGTGCACACTGGCCCTGCCCACACGTCGCCTAgctgtgccctggcactgccctggcactgctttgCCCCTACAGGTACAGCTTTGTGCCCTGTCACCCATGCCTGGCAGGAGCACAACCCTACATGGCCCCCCGCCTGCCCTTTGGCACAACTCCACATGATCCAGGGCATCACTTTTTCCATCCCATGCTGCTCCATGGGCACAGTCCTGCATGGTTCAAGGCAGAGATTTCCCATCCCCCTCTGCCCCATGGGTACAGTCATCCCATCCCCTTCTTCCCTATAGGCACAGCCCCACATGATCCTGGGCACAGCCCTTTCCATCCTATCCTGCCCCATGGGCACAGCCACATGTGGTCCTGGCCACAGCCTTTTCCATTCCACACTGCCCCATGAGCACAGTCCTGCATGATCCAGGGCACAGCTGTCCCGTCCCATTTATGCTCCATTGCCAGAGCCTGCCCTGCACCCCCTCTACCCCATGGGCACAGTCTGCTCCATCCCACCACAGAGCATCAACTCCCCAGGCATCgctctgccctgtccccatCTGACCCACGGGCACAGCCTGCCCaacaccccctccccaggggcacagccccagcagggcaTGCCGAGTGCCCAGGGGTGCGGGCACGGTCCTGCCTGGGTGCCCGTCCCCCTCAGGGTGCCCGCGGGAGGGGCGATGCCTCCGCTGTCGGTCCGGTGTgccgtggggctggggggctctggggcagCTGCCCACGGCTCAGCCCCCCGGAGCTGTGTGCCCGCGAGCTCCCAGCTACCTACatgggaagaaagaggagagatttgggGTGCGGTGGCAGGTGATATAGGGGAAGGGGGTCcgtgggggggaggaggaggaggaggaggaagaaggcgGCCCACTGTCAGCTGTCTTTATGAAAGGACAGTGAAGACGACCTGTGAGAGAAAGACAGACGGACGGACAGacggagagagagagagagagatgggtcagtccctgctcagcacagttATGGTGGGGCTGGAGCATCAGGGCACCGGGATGGGAAGCCAGACGGATGGGAGGCAACACCAACAGCATGGCAGGAGAATGGCAGGACAAGAGGATggaaaggcagcaggacagaaagatgggaggcagcactgcctggccaggggaggagagaggcCAGAACACGGCTGTGGGACCAACTATGTGCTCAGGCACAGCACAACCCCACAGTGTGAATCTACGGCACAACCCACGGCACAGCCCCATGGCAcagcccacagcactgccccaaggcacagcaccacagcacaaccccacagcacagccccacgGCACAGCCCATGGCACAACCCATGGCAAAACACCACAGCAAGGACACACATCACAAGGCTCCCTCCTTgcacagctcccccagcacagcaccatgACACGGCCCCACGGCTGGAGGCACTCACCAGGACAGCCAGCCCCTGCCTGAGAGCCATAAAAACAATTCTGGGGCTGGACCCCAGATTGTGGGGCAGCCTGGTCTCTCCATGGGGCAACCCCTGCCAGCTGGCAGCACACCGAGTGCCCCACATCTGCCTCACTCACTCCTGCCCCTTTCAGCTGCCATCATGGGACATGTTCCCAAGCAATCCCTGGACCTCCAGCTGTCTCTCCTGCTGTACCAATCACGCACCCAACCTGGCTGCTGGTGCAGTGCTGTGACAGGTGAGCGGACGAcactgagcagggagctgctgaaaACACCCCGACATCCAGCCCTGCCAAGCTGCCCCAGTTGCAGGGCCACGTGATTTGCGGTGGCAGCAGCGGTGATAGTGGCAGTGATGgtggcacagcagaggaggatgaCCCCTGCCATCCTTGTGACCTTGGCACTCAGAACCACAATGCCAGGGATGGCAAAGGgtacacacacacccaccccaTTGCATCCCTGGTCCCTCCACATCCCACTGTGACTTGTTGGGCTGTGACAGCACACTCACCTGCTCCACAGGCCCCTTTAGTCTCTCAGTGCCCacccccctgcccacagccccccctcagcccctcaccTGTCCTGTGGCTGCCTGGTGAGACAGCATCGCTGCTGCCCGATGCCACTCGCTCCTGCTGCTTGAAGAAATCCCGGGGGTTGTCGGGCCGCTGAGCAATGATGGCAGCAGCCTCCTGTGTGGATGGGGGAGGCTGAGCCCCACTGCCCTggtggtgtggggctgtgggaccACCCTCCATGCACCCCCTAGCTGCATTCCCATCCAGCTGTAGGCACTGCTGGCTGGGGAGTGAGGACCAGCACCAGGCACGGCCATCACCGCACTCACCTCCACCTCCGACTCCGATTTTCTGAACTGCTGCCTGTCATCCTCCTCTTGCTGGTCCCCCTGGAAAGAGATGTGGCATCACCTCCCAAGCTCTGGGATGTCCTGGGCATCCAgctgggaaaattccttccccGGGGGGATGCCCAGTGGCAGTCCCGACTCCAACTTACAAAGATGGACTGCTCCTTCAGGCGCTGCCGGGCCTCCTCCGCCTCCATGCTCTGCTGCTTCCGCCTGCCGTGGGGGCACGGGGGAGAGGCGCTGGGCACCGGCTCCTGCCGGTCCCTGCCCCAACCCCACCCCATGAGGGACACCCACGTGCCCACCCGGCCACTCACAGCATGTGCTCAGCCATCCCGCACCCACATCCCACCCAGCCCCTGCCGTGCCTGTGCTCCTCAATCTGCTCCTCCCGCTCCCGGTAGCGCcgctccctctcctcctgctccagccgCTCCTGCTCCATCCGTTCCTGCTCAAACCGCAGCCGGGCATCCAGAGCCTTTTTCCGCTCTTCCTCCTTACGCAATTCCTCCTCTTTCTGATTGGGGGGGGATGAATGAGAGGGCTGCCCATCACTCACCCTGCCCGCTCCCAGGGGCTACTGGCTGCTCCCCCATACCCCACCTTGGCCTGTTCCCAGAACTGCTCCCGGTTGAGCCGCTTCATCTCCACGGTGGCATCAGTTTTCTGGTAAGTGGTGCCCTGGGACGGAGGAGAGGCAgggggggtggaggggctgggatcAGCGAGGGAGGATGACAGTAAGCAGCACACagggtgaggggctgcagcagacAGGAGCCCCAGGCGGGAGGGATGCCCCAGACCCGCCACCATCGCCATCGCTGCCATGGGGACATTACCACGGGCTCGGCGTTCTCGTCCTCGCGCAGCCGCAGGCGGTGCAGCACCGGGCTGGAGACACGGGCCAGCCCATTGGAGAGTCGCTGCCCGATGGCCCCTGGGTCAATGTCCTCCACGCTGCTGGCGTTGACGATGACATCGACACCCTGGGGAGGACAAGCAGCCATCAGGGTTCAGCGTTGGTGCCCCGGCGGCATCATCCCTCTCCCCAGCATCACCCACCTGGAAGAACTCGGCAATCTTGGCTACATGGCTTGCGCAGGCGCATTTGCGGGCATCTGGTACATCCTCGCCCACCTGTGGCAGCCAgagaggggctgagctgggaggggcAGCAGGGTGACCCCCACCCCACTGACCACCACGGGACAGCAGGACTGTGGGGCACCTGTACCCCCCTGGCCACCTCCAGCTCCTCGCTCATACCCAGCCATTCCCCATGGGCACAGCCCCCCCTCAGCATGGCCCCCCCCCACACTCACCCAGTTGACGAGTACGTATTTGGGGAGCACGGCCTGGGGGTCCTTGACGCTGCAGAAGCCATACATCACCTTCTGGATCTCAAAGTGGCCAGAAAGCTCCAGCAAACCTCCACCTGCCACAGCACCGTCAGCTCACGTCCACCCAGCACCAGGAATGGGTGCCAGGGAAAACACTGGCCCCAAGTGTACGAGCCAAGTCACTGGAGGGGACAGAGGACCTTACCTCCTGACGCTGCCAGCTTCAGGTCATCAGAGCCATCCTCATACGTGTAGAGGGCCCTGGGGAGACAGTGTGGGTGAGCCATGACCAGAGCAAGTGTGAGGAGGCCCCCTCATCTCCCCATCCTGGTCACACTGAGGTCAGGGCAGGCCCTGGGGGAACGGCTGGTCCCCAGGCTACCACATAGCCACACCAAGCCTTTGTCCATCACCATCATCAAGGGCCAGCTACCAGGCAGGGAGGCCAGGATGTGGGGCAGGTCTCATCCGCCCATCCTTGCTGGCAGccacagagcaggagcagaagtTTTGGGGACAGAACGGTCACTTGGCCACAGGGACCCACAGACTGCTGTGCCACAAGCCACCACAGCCTCACAGCTCTTGGCAcacccatccctgtccccccacgACCCTGCCAGCTAGTGACCAGGTTTGGGGACAGCCCCGTGCCCCCAGTAGGAACCCAGAGCTGCTCACGTGCCCGTCTGCGTGAGCCGCCAGCCCAGCAggcaccaggctgggggaggatgCCGGAGCACCATCAGCAGCAAATCAATGTGCCGCCGGGGTGTGATGGGGCCGTCATGGAGACTGTTCCTTGGAAACCGTTCCCAGTTGATGGGAAACCCCCTGTCGCTCCCACCGTGCCCTGGCCAGCCCCCCCGGGGGCTCCACGGGGACCCCCACCAGCCCGCACCTCCCCAGGGGCGCACAGCCAGCAACAGAGGGGGGACCGCGCATACCAAATTGATCCAGGGCGGGTGGGCGAGGGGATGGATGTTGCTAGGCAACCAGCATCCTCCATCACCATGGCAAcacccccccatcccagctgggatGCAGCTCGCCCCGATGACGAGGTGATTAGTGAAGGGGAGCGggggaggcaggcaggcagcgGGGACCTGCGGGGCCTGGCAGGCACCCAAACCTGCCTGCCACCGTCACGCGCTGCACCCGGAAAGCCGGGGCCGCCCGTGCTGGATCCCCCACATCCCTGCACCACGGCTCTGCCGATCAGCATTCGGCTGGTGGTGCCCACACAGCGCTTATTCAAAATCCCTGTGGTGCCGGGCAGAGCCGTCCTCACCTGAGCTCACAGCTTCCAGCCACAGCCTGGGGGACAGGAATCAAGGGTCCAATGGACACAGCCACCCCCAAAACAGGGCCATGCCTGGAGCTAAAAAGCAGGGGGAATGAAGGCAGGTGTCTAACAGGAAGAGGGCCTCCCTCCAACCCCGGCACCCGCCGCCCCCCAAGCCCCTGGCAGCCAGCCGCAGATAATTGCACCAACAAGATTGACTTTAATCTGCACATCCCGATCCCGCTAATCGGCTGCCCCAGCCGGCGCCAGCTTCCCGGCCTGGAACAGCTGCAAAGTGCCGTCTGTGATGCCTCTGCCGGGGAAGGGTGGCAAATGTAGCCCCTGATCCCCCAGGAATGGGGGAGGACAGCAGCAGTTCGGGGGAGCGCAGGGCCGCGGGGTGGAGGCTGGCAGGGTGGGATGCAGCCGTCTGTAGATGGGAGGAAAGAAGTAGGGCAGAGCCACAGCATCACTGCCTGGGGagccctgtgggtgctgggggcaTCTActgcctcctctcccccctGAAACCCTGCCATGCTGGGTGGTGTCTGAGCACAGGGCTGATGCCTGCacccagggatgctcccagggcagctgggacTTGCCAtggacacagcccagcagcatGGCCTGACCCCATACCACATGGAGGTTTCCAGTCCATGGGACAGAGGGGCCGTGTTGGGGCCAGCAGCATCCCCCCGGGGTGCCCCCAGTGACCCACAGCCCAACAGCATCACCATGGCCCCCTGGCTGTGGGGACCAGGGGTGCCACAGCAGGTGCTGGCAGTACCGTGCATCATTTACCTCCCTTCCATGGGCTTTAATCCCTCCACCCAACCCATACAGCCCCTTCCTACCCCAGGGCTCCAGGTATGTGGGTCACCTTGGGTGGAGGTGGCCcatgcagcccagggagggctcCCTGTAGGCGGGGGGCTCCAGTAAGGATCTCCCATCACTCCATCAAGGAGAGCATGGCCCCACTGCCCTTGCATGGCCCCGCTGCTcactggagcaggcagagcagtaCCTCTGGgtgccagcagccagggctcctgcagcagcccacCCCCCACGCCATGGCAGGGTCACATGGCCCcagcctcccctcccagccccggcACATGTGTTTCCAATGTAGCTGGGAGCTCCAGGGAGTCGGCGTGCTCAGAAAGCAGCACCAAATTCCTTTCCGATCGAGTAATGGGCCCCAGCAGCCTtcgcggggccgggcagggggagGGGATGGTCGGACCCTCCAGGAccgggctggagcagggggaatCCCAGACTAAACACAGAGATCCTGGCCGGGCAAGAGCACGGCATCCCCCGGCACTGGCCCAGGACCAGGCTCTGGCGCGGTGTCCTCCCAGACCCTGGCTCAGCGAGACTGGGCCCCCACTCCGTGGGACTGTTCCCATCACCTTGCCCGATGCAGCCCCCCCAACATCACCCCTCATCCCGCACCCCGGCATCGGGCCCTGCACCGGGGATGCCGGCACCCCGGTGACCATGGGATGGAGCATCTGGGGACGACGGCAATCTCAGTTCCGAGGACGGGGATGAAGAGGGATCACTGCCCGGCCAGGCTCAACGCTGgagaggcggggggggggggacccGGCATCAGCACTCGCCTTCCCGGGAACCGAttttgctgctctcagcagcttTGGCAGGGACGGCTCCTTTGCAGCGGATGCCGGGAAGCGAGATGTACCCAGAGCTGACAGCTGCCGCCTGGCCGGCAACACGCACGGAGCTTGCCCACAGCGCCCTTGGGCTGCCAGCAGGGCCCCACGGAGACCGCAAGGCTGGTGGGGACCAGGACCTACCCAGGCCCACACAGCACTACACAGCCCCGTCCCGAGAGCAGGGACCCGGCTAAAGATGGGCGTGTGCCCGGCTGGGCGGTGGGTGCAGCCCAGCTGGGAAGTGGGTGCCCCAGCTGTGTGGTGGGTGCACGGtagccccctccctgccctctccgAGAGCATCATGCACAGCATGCACCCAGCACCCACAGTGCCCAGTGCCCCGGCTCTGCCCAGCGAGCTGCACCCTGGCGTACCGGCAGCATCCCCGCACGGCACAGGAACCCTGGGGGGCAACGAGGGGGTCTCGGGGAAGACGGCCCCAGACGGCCCCAGCCAGCCCCACGGCACCAGGGTGGAGTGGGAGATGCGGGTGGGCGCTGGGGGACACGGGCTGGCGGGGGATGATGCTCCCTGCAGCGGGGCCTGGATCCAGCCGGGCCCCAGCACCGCAGAACCGGGTGCCCTGCACTGGGGGCAGGACGGGTAGGGTGGGCAGCCGAGGGGTCCCACCGGAGAGagccaccccccaccccaagtCTGCAGCAATCCCAGCCCACCGGGGCAATCCCAGGCCGACGCACCGAGGCCCCCCAGGGATGTGGCACCCCCGGAACTTGGGGGATCCGGGGGTAGCGGGGCGGCGTGGGATGCTTGGTGCCTCCGCGGTCGCAGGCCTCGCCCCGCCGGGCAGCGGGACCGCCCGCTGTCGGGGCACCGGCGGCGCCGGtcggggagcggggccgggctggaGGCGCCCCGATCCCCTCCCCATCTCCCGCCCCCCGGGAGCCCCTGCCCGCGACTCCGGCTCCAGACAATGGCGAGGGACCGGGGCCGGGCCCAGCATCGCGGACCCCCCGTTCCCGGCTCTCGCTGCCCGGCGGGGGGTCGCGCCGGGCCGTGCCGGGGTCTCCGGGGGCCGGCGGATCCCGGCGCTCGCACGTGCCGGCCCGACGCAGACAAAGCGGGGACCGCGCCCCGGCCCGGTGCGGCGGCGGAGGGCAGGTGCGGGCACCGGGGGCGGCGGGCCGGGCAcaccccccgccgccccgcccgcctTTGTGTGCCGGGGCTCCCGGGGACGGCGGGGGGCGCAGCGCGGGGCGCGGCCGGTGTTACCGGGCGGCTCCGTGCACAaagggcggcggcggcggcggggacaaaggggcggcggcggcggcgggcgcgctCACCAGTCGGTGGGGCTGTCCTCGCCGATCACGTCCTGGTAGGAGGCGAGCAGCTCCAGGCGGTGCGCCGCGAAGCCGACGCCAGCCATGGCAGGGCCGGGATGCTGCCGGGGG from Chiroxiphia lanceolata isolate bChiLan1 chromosome 15, bChiLan1.pri, whole genome shotgun sequence encodes the following:
- the DBN1 gene encoding drebrin isoform X1 yields the protein MAGVGFAAHRLELLASYQDVIGEDSPTDWALYTYEDGSDDLKLAASGGGGLLELSGHFEIQKVMYGFCSVKDPQAVLPKYVLVNWVGEDVPDARKCACASHVAKIAEFFQGVDVIVNASSVEDIDPGAIGQRLSNGLARVSSPVLHRLRLREDENAEPVGTTYQKTDATVEMKRLNREQFWEQAKKEEELRKEEERKKALDARLRFEQERMEQERLEQEERERRYREREEQIEEHRRKQQSMEAEEARQRLKEQSIFGDQQEEDDRQQFRKSESEVEEAAAIIAQRPDNPRDFFKQQERVASGSSDAVSPGSHRTGRLHCPFIKTADSGPPSSSSSSSSPPRTPFPYITCHRTPNLSSFFPCSQSDAFRKASAAGCSPCEPSPAATPLGDPGTRASADETLATPKESPSPSAQEPGPATPEQHWPFPGPEDKATEPPGDEPSSPRSVWTVGGDALGDLVTLEPTEPSPLPVAAEPQTGEAPNPESLIDLWQSDGANPPAAWPLPAAPVPEAPPSALPEEGALLSLDELPEPPATFCDVEQEDEEDEAAGEGDPQSQGLGCQHVPQEDSPGRESPPITNGEMAPKDGTPGRGEQASEGYFSQSQEEEVPPAEELSAKAPQPIFYNKPPEIDITCWDADPLPEEEESFGGAL
- the DBN1 gene encoding drebrin isoform X2: MAGVGFAAHRLELLASYQDVIGEDSPTDWALYTYEDGSDDLKLAASGGGGLLELSGHFEIQKVMYGFCSVKDPQAVLPKYVLVNWVGEDVPDARKCACASHVAKIAEFFQGVDVIVNASSVEDIDPGAIGQRLSNGLARVSSPVLHRLRLREDENAEPVGTTYQKTDATVEMKRLNREQFWEQAKKEEELRKEEERKKALDARLRFEQERMEQERLEQEERERRYREREEQIEEHRRKQQSMEAEEARQRLKEQSIFGDQQEEDDRQQFRKSESEVEEAAAIIAQRPDNPRDFFKQQERVASGSSDAVSPGSHRTGSQSDAFRKASAAGCSPCEPSPAATPLGDPGTRASADETLATPKESPSPSAQEPGPATPEQHWPFPGPEDKATEPPGDEPSSPRSVWTVGGDALGDLVTLEPTEPSPLPVAAEPQTGEAPNPESLIDLWQSDGANPPAAWPLPAAPVPEAPPSALPEEGALLSLDELPEPPATFCDVEQEDEEDEAAGEGDPQSQGLGCQHVPQEDSPGRESPPITNGEMAPKDGTPGRGEQASEGYFSQSQEEEVPPAEELSAKAPQPIFYNKPPEIDITCWDADPLPEEEESFGGAL